One part of the Eulemur rufifrons isolate Redbay chromosome 16, OSU_ERuf_1, whole genome shotgun sequence genome encodes these proteins:
- the TAPBPL gene encoding tapasin-related protein isoform X2: MGSEEGWCLLLCLALSAAAETEPGAAERQWRPVDVVLDCFLAEEGGRRGTLASSEDRVKALLVLKQVPVLDDGSLKDFTDFQGTLARDDPPVIFEASVDLIQIPQAETLLHADCSGKEVTCEISRYFLQAREAAVETAARFITNMQVSGGGPSVSVVMKILSNADSGAVRHPKLSLPLSPQGTVQTAVEFQVTTPSQSLTYLLGSSASLDCSFCMAPGLDLINVEWRLQHEGSGRLVYSWTAGQGRAEREGATLEPEQLHAAGDASLTLPSLTLKDEGTYICQITTSLYRAQQIIQLNIQAPPKVRLNLANEALPPTLICSVVGYYPLDMAVTWTREEPGGSPVQVSGASFSNLRQSAAGTYSISSSLMAEPGSAGATYTCQVTHVSLKEPLVASTWVPPEQRTALGVIFASGLFLLALLFLGLQRQQVELR, from the exons ATGGGCTCGGAGGAGGGGTGGTGCCTGCTGCTGTGCCTGGCTCTGTCTGCAGCGGCAGAAACCG AGCCCGGTGCAGCAGAAAGGCAGTGGCGGCCAGTGGATGTGGTCCTGGACTGCTTCCTGGCGGAGGAAGGTGGGCGCCGTGGCACTCTTGCCAGCAGTGAGGACAGGGTGAAGGCCCTGCTTGTGCTGAAGCAGGTGCCAGTGTTGGACGACGGCTCCCTGAAAGACTTCACTGATTTCCAAGGCACACTAGCCCGAGATGACCCACCTGTCATCTTCGAGGCCTCAG tgGACCTGATCCAGATTCCCCAGGCTGAGACCTTGCTCCACGCTGACTGCAGTGGGAAGGAGGTGACCTGCGAGATCTCCCGCTACTTTCTCCAGGCCAGGGAGGCCGCTGTTGAGACAGCAGCTCGGTTCATCACCAACATGCAGGTCTCTGGAGGGGGACCTAGTGTCTCTGTGGTGATGAAGATTCTCAGCAATGCAGACAGTGGGGCTGTCAGGCACCCCAAGCTGAGCCTGCCTCTGAGCCCCCAGGGGACCGTGCAGACTgcag TGGAGTTCCAGGTGACAACACCGAGCCAATCCCTGACTTACCTGCTTGggtcctcagcctccctggaCTGTAGCTTCTGCATGGCGCCAGGCTTGGACCTCATCAATGTGGAATGGCGGCTGCAGCACGAGGGCAGTGGGCGGCTGGTGTACAGCTGGACCGCAGGGCAGGGGCGGGCTGAGCGAGAGGGTGCCACGCTGGAGCCCGAGCAGTTACACGCGGCTGGGGACGCTTCCctcaccctgcccagcctcacacTAAAGGATGAGGGGACCTACATTTGCCAGATCACCACCTCTCTGTACCGAGCTCAACAAATCATCCAGCTCAACATCCAAG CTCCCCCCAAAGTACGACTGAACTTGGCAAACGAAGCTCTGCCACCCACCCTCATCTGCAGCGTTGTGGGCTATTATCCTCTGGACATGGCAGTGACGTGGACCCGAGAGGAGCCAGGCGGATCCCCTGTCCAAGTCTCTGGTGCCTCGTTCTCCAACCTCAGGCAAAGCGCGGCAGGCACCTATAGCATTTCCTCCTCTCTGATGGCAGAACCTGGCTCTGCAGGTGCCACCTACACCTGCCAGGTCACCCACGTCTCCCTGAAGGAGCCCCTTGTGGCCAGCACCTGGGTCCCACCAG AGCAGAGAACAGCCTTGGGAGTCATCTTTGCCAGCGGCCTCTTCCTTCTTGCACTGCTGTTCCTGGGGCTTCAGAGACAGCAAG TGGAACTCAGATAA
- the TAPBPL gene encoding tapasin-related protein isoform X1: MGSEEGWCLLLCLALSAAAETEPGAAERQWRPVDVVLDCFLAEEGGRRGTLASSEDRVKALLVLKQVPVLDDGSLKDFTDFQGTLARDDPPVIFEASVDLIQIPQAETLLHADCSGKEVTCEISRYFLQAREAAVETAARFITNMQVSGGGPSVSVVMKILSNADSGAVRHPKLSLPLSPQGTVQTAVEFQVTTPSQSLTYLLGSSASLDCSFCMAPGLDLINVEWRLQHEGSGRLVYSWTAGQGRAEREGATLEPEQLHAAGDASLTLPSLTLKDEGTYICQITTSLYRAQQIIQLNIQAPPKVRLNLANEALPPTLICSVVGYYPLDMAVTWTREEPGGSPVQVSGASFSNLRQSAAGTYSISSSLMAEPGSAGATYTCQVTHVSLKEPLVASTWVPPGTGNVFLSPPPHLGSWLSCPQCIFGLVLLPTCFVHSFTLLSPLLALSFPRWQPPQLPPHIP, from the exons ATGGGCTCGGAGGAGGGGTGGTGCCTGCTGCTGTGCCTGGCTCTGTCTGCAGCGGCAGAAACCG AGCCCGGTGCAGCAGAAAGGCAGTGGCGGCCAGTGGATGTGGTCCTGGACTGCTTCCTGGCGGAGGAAGGTGGGCGCCGTGGCACTCTTGCCAGCAGTGAGGACAGGGTGAAGGCCCTGCTTGTGCTGAAGCAGGTGCCAGTGTTGGACGACGGCTCCCTGAAAGACTTCACTGATTTCCAAGGCACACTAGCCCGAGATGACCCACCTGTCATCTTCGAGGCCTCAG tgGACCTGATCCAGATTCCCCAGGCTGAGACCTTGCTCCACGCTGACTGCAGTGGGAAGGAGGTGACCTGCGAGATCTCCCGCTACTTTCTCCAGGCCAGGGAGGCCGCTGTTGAGACAGCAGCTCGGTTCATCACCAACATGCAGGTCTCTGGAGGGGGACCTAGTGTCTCTGTGGTGATGAAGATTCTCAGCAATGCAGACAGTGGGGCTGTCAGGCACCCCAAGCTGAGCCTGCCTCTGAGCCCCCAGGGGACCGTGCAGACTgcag TGGAGTTCCAGGTGACAACACCGAGCCAATCCCTGACTTACCTGCTTGggtcctcagcctccctggaCTGTAGCTTCTGCATGGCGCCAGGCTTGGACCTCATCAATGTGGAATGGCGGCTGCAGCACGAGGGCAGTGGGCGGCTGGTGTACAGCTGGACCGCAGGGCAGGGGCGGGCTGAGCGAGAGGGTGCCACGCTGGAGCCCGAGCAGTTACACGCGGCTGGGGACGCTTCCctcaccctgcccagcctcacacTAAAGGATGAGGGGACCTACATTTGCCAGATCACCACCTCTCTGTACCGAGCTCAACAAATCATCCAGCTCAACATCCAAG CTCCCCCCAAAGTACGACTGAACTTGGCAAACGAAGCTCTGCCACCCACCCTCATCTGCAGCGTTGTGGGCTATTATCCTCTGGACATGGCAGTGACGTGGACCCGAGAGGAGCCAGGCGGATCCCCTGTCCAAGTCTCTGGTGCCTCGTTCTCCAACCTCAGGCAAAGCGCGGCAGGCACCTATAGCATTTCCTCCTCTCTGATGGCAGAACCTGGCTCTGCAGGTGCCACCTACACCTGCCAGGTCACCCACGTCTCCCTGAAGGAGCCCCTTGTGGCCAGCACCTGGGTCCCACCAGGTACTGGGAATGTCTTCCTTTCTCCACCTCCACACTTGGGCTCATGGCTGTCCTGCCCCCAGTGCATCTTTGGCCTTGTTCTCCTGCCCACATGCTTTGTTCACAGCTTCACACTCCTGTCTCCGCTCCTGGCTTTGTCTTTCCCAAGGTGGCAGCCACCACAGCTTCCACCACACATCCCCTGA